A stretch of the Sulfurospirillum sp. UCH001 genome encodes the following:
- a CDS encoding biopolymer transporter ExbD codes for MMSQLDEVPELNITPLVDIMLVLLAILMVTTPALVYEEVIKLPDGSKSSVVSKLPELEIRVTKDRKVYIKNDSFMLAEFPDSFMMQKSKYPLKSIVYIKADEGLSYKDVMFVLKTIKQAGFTNVSLETNG; via the coding sequence ATGATGAGTCAATTGGATGAAGTACCTGAGTTAAATATTACGCCATTAGTTGATATTATGCTAGTACTCCTTGCCATCTTAATGGTAACGACACCTGCTTTGGTGTACGAAGAGGTTATTAAATTACCTGATGGGAGTAAATCTTCTGTTGTGAGTAAACTTCCAGAACTAGAAATCAGGGTGACAAAAGATCGTAAAGTTTACATTAAAAATGACAGCTTTATGCTTGCGGAATTCCCTGATAGTTTTATGATGCAAAAAAGTAAATATCCTCTTAAAAGTATTGTTTATATCAAAGCGGATGAAGGTCTCTCATATAAAGACGTAATGTTTGTACTTAAAACGATTAAACAGGCTGGTTTTACTAACGTATCTTTAGAAACGAATGGATAG
- the atpA gene encoding F0F1 ATP synthase subunit alpha — protein MKADEISSIIKERIENFELNVDIEETGKVISVADGVANVYGLKNVMAGEMVEFENGERGMALNLEESSVGIVVLGSCNEIKEGSSVKRLAKLLRVPVGEALVGRVVNSLGDPIDAKGPINATETRFVEEKAHGIMARKSVHEPLQTGIKAIDALVPIGRGQRELIIGDRQTGKTTIAIDTIINQKGQNVTCIYVAIGQKQSTVAQVVKKLEEHGAMEYTIVVNAGASDSAAMQFLAPYAGVSMGEYFRDNGKHALIVYDDLSKHAVAYREMSLILRRPPGREAYPGDVFYLHSRLLERAAKVNDELGAGSLTALPIIETQAGDVSAYIPTNVISITDGQIFLESDLFNSGIRPAINVGLSVSRVGGAAQIKATKQVAGTMRLDLAQYRELQAFAQFASDLDESSRKQLERGQRMVEILKQPPYAPIAIEKQVLVIFAGAKGYLDSIDVKSVGRFEAELNSYVEAKYADIFEQLKAKKAIDKELEELLHKALSEFKATFAVK, from the coding sequence ATGAAAGCTGATGAAATCAGTTCAATCATTAAAGAGCGTATTGAAAACTTTGAACTCAATGTAGATATCGAAGAGACAGGAAAAGTTATTTCTGTAGCGGATGGTGTTGCAAACGTTTATGGTTTGAAAAACGTTATGGCTGGTGAAATGGTCGAGTTTGAAAACGGTGAGAGAGGAATGGCACTTAACCTTGAAGAATCAAGTGTTGGTATCGTTGTTCTTGGAAGCTGTAATGAAATTAAAGAAGGCTCTTCTGTTAAAAGATTGGCAAAACTTCTTCGTGTACCAGTTGGCGAGGCACTTGTTGGTCGTGTTGTTAACTCACTAGGTGATCCTATTGATGCAAAAGGACCAATCAATGCAACTGAAACACGTTTCGTTGAAGAAAAAGCACATGGTATTATGGCTCGTAAATCAGTACATGAACCACTTCAAACAGGTATTAAAGCGATTGACGCACTTGTTCCAATTGGTAGAGGTCAAAGAGAGCTTATCATCGGTGATAGACAAACAGGTAAAACAACGATTGCAATCGATACAATCATCAATCAAAAAGGTCAAAATGTTACATGTATCTATGTAGCAATTGGTCAAAAACAATCAACAGTTGCTCAAGTTGTTAAAAAACTTGAAGAGCATGGTGCTATGGAATATACCATCGTTGTTAATGCAGGTGCAAGTGACTCTGCTGCAATGCAATTCTTGGCTCCATATGCGGGTGTATCTATGGGTGAATACTTCAGAGATAATGGTAAACATGCATTAATCGTTTATGATGATCTTTCAAAACATGCGGTTGCTTATCGTGAAATGTCATTGATTTTACGCCGTCCTCCAGGTCGTGAAGCATATCCTGGTGACGTTTTCTATCTACACTCTCGTCTATTAGAAAGAGCTGCAAAAGTTAATGATGAATTAGGAGCGGGTTCTTTAACAGCGCTTCCAATTATTGAAACACAAGCAGGTGACGTTTCTGCGTATATTCCAACAAACGTTATTTCAATTACTGACGGTCAAATTTTCTTAGAATCAGACTTGTTTAACTCAGGTATTCGTCCAGCGATTAACGTTGGTCTTTCAGTTTCACGTGTTGGTGGTGCTGCACAGATTAAAGCAACAAAACAAGTTGCAGGAACAATGAGACTTGACCTTGCACAATACCGTGAACTTCAAGCATTTGCACAGTTTGCAAGTGATCTTGATGAGTCAAGCCGTAAACAACTAGAGCGTGGTCAACGTATGGTTGAGATTTTGAAACAACCTCCGTATGCTCCAATTGCAATTGAAAAACAAGTACTTGTTATCTTCGCAGGTGCTAAAGGTTACTTAGATAGTATTGATGTTAAATCAGTAGGCCGTTTTGAAGCGGAACTTAACTCTTATGTTGAAGCAAAATATGCAGATATTTTTGAACAACTTAAAGCTAAAAAAGCGATTGATAAAGAGCTTGAAGAGCTATTACATAAGGCATTGAGCGAGTTTAAAGCGACGTTTGCAGTCAAGTAA
- a CDS encoding F0F1 ATP synthase subunit delta — translation MSGAIAKKYVNALMSGCNDAELADVYGLLTQLVEAFKIEKFNNIILSPDVSAKAKEELVLSLVETKNTKFQNFIKLLSNNDRLKLIPVVAKELKYQLSLKNNTYEGSVSTNFKMSQAQISMLEDNFSKKFNAKIKLNANENSYSGIKVELNDLGIEVSFSVERLKAQMTEHILKAI, via the coding sequence ATGAGTGGAGCTATAGCAAAGAAATATGTTAATGCTCTCATGAGTGGATGTAATGATGCAGAGTTAGCAGATGTTTATGGTTTACTAACTCAATTGGTTGAAGCATTTAAGATAGAAAAGTTTAACAACATTATTCTCTCTCCTGATGTTTCTGCAAAAGCTAAAGAAGAATTGGTTTTATCTTTAGTTGAAACTAAAAACACGAAATTTCAAAATTTCATTAAATTATTGAGTAACAATGATCGATTGAAATTAATTCCAGTTGTAGCAAAAGAGTTAAAGTACCAACTCTCTTTGAAAAACAACACCTACGAAGGTAGTGTTTCGACAAACTTTAAAATGAGTCAAGCACAAATTTCTATGTTAGAAGATAATTTTAGTAAAAAATTTAATGCTAAAATCAAATTAAACGCTAATGAAAACAGCTATTCAGGAATTAAAGTAGAGCTAAATGACTTGGGTATTGAAGTGAGTTTCTCTGTTGAGCGTCTTAAAGCTCAAATGACAGAGCATATTTTAAAAGCAATTTAA
- the atpC gene encoding ATP synthase F1 subunit epsilon: MNTLKLEIVTPEGQIFANDVKSVTLPGKEGEFGVLPNHASLVTLLQAGVIDIELKDGNHDVVAINWGHVKVDENSVTVLADGAVSIGGASESEVAKSLEAAKALLESISDSDVAIAMATAKIETIAKTRKF, encoded by the coding sequence ATGAATACATTAAAATTGGAAATTGTGACTCCTGAGGGTCAGATTTTTGCCAACGATGTAAAAAGTGTTACGCTTCCAGGTAAAGAGGGTGAGTTTGGAGTACTTCCAAACCACGCCTCATTAGTAACGCTTTTACAAGCAGGTGTGATTGATATTGAGCTTAAAGATGGTAACCATGATGTTGTCGCTATTAATTGGGGACATGTGAAGGTTGATGAAAATTCTGTCACTGTCTTAGCTGATGGAGCAGTTTCAATTGGTGGAGCTAGTGAAAGTGAAGTTGCTAAGTCATTAGAAGCAGCTAAAGCTCTTCTTGAGAGTATTAGTGATTCTGATGTCGCTATTGCTATGGCTACTGCTAAAATTGAGACTATTGCAAAAACAAGGAAATTTTAA
- the atpG gene encoding ATP synthase F1 subunit gamma, giving the protein MANLKEIKRKIKSVQNTQKTTRAMKLVSTAKLKRAEMAAKQSRVYAVKINEVLSEIAYKINQYKNGAVESRFFDKNETPSTVDVIFVTADKGLCGGFNIQTIKAVRNLLAEYGSQKVTVRLRAVGRKGIAFFNFQGVELLTSYAGVSSSPSYEKAQEIIKSAIDDFVEGKTDKVILVHNGYKNMISQELKIVDVVPVQSPIESRETSSLMELEPDESGEEILDSLLQKYFEYNMYYALIDSLAAEHSARMQAMDNATNNAKERVGVLTLAYNKARQESITTELIEIISGVESMK; this is encoded by the coding sequence ATGGCAAACCTTAAAGAGATAAAAAGAAAAATTAAGAGTGTTCAGAATACTCAAAAAACAACACGTGCTATGAAGCTCGTTTCAACTGCAAAGTTGAAGCGAGCGGAAATGGCCGCTAAACAGTCTCGTGTGTATGCCGTTAAAATTAACGAAGTACTCTCTGAAATTGCTTACAAAATCAATCAGTACAAAAATGGTGCTGTTGAAAGTCGTTTTTTTGATAAAAATGAAACTCCAAGTACAGTGGACGTTATTTTTGTGACAGCTGATAAAGGTCTATGTGGTGGTTTTAATATTCAAACGATTAAAGCCGTTCGTAATCTTTTAGCAGAGTATGGATCACAAAAAGTAACAGTAAGACTTCGTGCTGTGGGAAGAAAAGGTATTGCGTTTTTTAATTTTCAAGGTGTAGAGCTTTTAACCTCTTATGCAGGGGTAAGCTCATCTCCAAGTTATGAAAAAGCACAAGAAATTATCAAGAGTGCAATCGATGATTTTGTTGAAGGTAAAACAGACAAAGTTATTTTAGTACATAATGGTTATAAAAATATGATTTCTCAAGAATTGAAAATCGTGGATGTTGTCCCTGTACAATCTCCTATCGAATCACGCGAGACAAGCTCTCTCATGGAGTTAGAGCCTGATGAGAGTGGTGAAGAGATTTTAGATTCTTTATTGCAAAAATATTTTGAATACAACATGTATTATGCACTGATTGATTCATTAGCGGCTGAACACAGTGCGCGTATGCAAGCAATGGACAATGCAACGAATAATGCGAAAGAACGTGTTGGTGTTTTAACACTGGCATATAATAAAGCTAGACAAGAGTCTATTACTACTGAACTCATTGAGATTATCAGTGGTGTAGAGTCTATGAAATAA
- a CDS encoding TonB C-terminal domain-containing protein, whose translation MNVALVERKKNDSEKLKEERKKEEVQKPVEKPVEKPAEEKKVASSPKEAVKSQSLRGLFEDINTSKLPPEAKEQKKTQTAPTRVKPNKDETKEKSESAASKIANSLNFSEQKHLVDSKKGGEYDPFIGKVQEILEENWQKTIDTENGNVAKVVIKVSDKGTFSYKIVSLSYNNDFNNKLKEFLKVMEGVEFPKYEKGPLFEMQVEFKDIKE comes from the coding sequence ATGAATGTTGCTTTGGTTGAACGTAAAAAAAATGATTCTGAAAAATTAAAAGAAGAACGTAAAAAAGAAGAGGTTCAAAAACCCGTTGAAAAACCTGTTGAAAAACCTGCAGAAGAGAAAAAAGTTGCTTCTTCTCCTAAAGAAGCTGTCAAAAGTCAATCACTAAGAGGTCTATTTGAAGATATTAATACTTCAAAATTACCTCCTGAAGCAAAAGAACAGAAAAAAACTCAAACTGCACCAACTCGTGTGAAACCAAATAAAGATGAAACAAAAGAAAAAAGTGAAAGTGCTGCATCAAAAATTGCAAATTCACTCAATTTCTCAGAGCAAAAACATTTGGTTGATAGTAAAAAAGGTGGTGAATATGATCCATTTATTGGTAAAGTTCAAGAGATTCTAGAAGAAAATTGGCAAAAAACAATTGATACTGAAAATGGCAATGTTGCGAAGGTTGTCATCAAAGTAAGTGACAAAGGAACTTTTAGTTATAAAATAGTTTCATTGTCTTATAATAATGACTTTAACAATAAGCTTAAAGAATTCCTCAAAGTAATGGAAGGAGTTGAGTTCCCTAAATATGAAAAGGGACCACTTTTTGAAATGCAAGTGGAATTCAAAGATATTAAGGAGTAA
- the atpD gene encoding F0F1 ATP synthase subunit beta gives MNGLISQVMGPVVDVDFNGYLPKINEAIEVNYEVEGKKQKLILEVAAHLGDNRVRTIAMDMSEGLTRGIEVKALGNPIQVPVGEEVLGRIFNVVGDVIDQGPDVVSKAKWSIHREPPKFEEQSTKSEIFETGIKVVDLLAPYAKGGKVGLFGGAGVGKTVIIMELIHNVAFKHSGYSVFAGVGERTREGNDLYHEMKESNVLDKVALCYGQMSEPPGARNRIALTGLTMAEYFRDEMGLDVLMFIDNIFRFSQSGAEMSALLGRIPSAVGYQPTLASEMGKFQERITSTKKGSITSVQAVYVPADDLTDPAPATVFAHLDATTVLNRAIAEKGIYPAVDPLDSSSRMLNPEILGAEHYNVSRGVQAVLQKYKDLQDIIAILGMDELSEEDKVTVDRARKIERFLSQPFFVAEVFTGSPGKYVTLEESIAGFKGILEGKYDDLPEAAFYMVGSIEEVLEKAAKLKS, from the coding sequence ATGAATGGATTAATTAGCCAGGTTATGGGTCCAGTTGTTGACGTCGATTTTAATGGCTACCTTCCAAAAATCAATGAAGCGATTGAAGTAAATTATGAAGTTGAAGGCAAGAAACAAAAGTTAATTCTTGAAGTAGCAGCACATTTAGGCGACAACCGTGTAAGAACAATTGCGATGGATATGAGTGAAGGTTTAACAAGAGGTATTGAAGTTAAAGCTTTAGGAAATCCTATTCAAGTTCCAGTAGGTGAAGAAGTTCTAGGACGTATTTTTAACGTTGTTGGTGATGTTATTGACCAAGGACCAGATGTTGTAAGTAAAGCGAAATGGTCTATTCATAGAGAACCACCAAAATTTGAAGAACAAAGTACAAAATCTGAGATTTTTGAAACAGGTATCAAAGTTGTTGACTTACTTGCTCCTTATGCAAAAGGTGGTAAAGTTGGACTCTTCGGTGGTGCTGGTGTCGGTAAAACCGTTATTATTATGGAATTAATCCACAACGTTGCATTTAAACACAGTGGTTACTCTGTATTCGCAGGTGTTGGTGAAAGAACTCGTGAAGGAAATGACCTTTATCATGAGATGAAAGAATCAAACGTTTTAGACAAAGTTGCTCTATGCTACGGTCAAATGAGTGAACCACCAGGAGCACGTAACCGTATCGCTCTTACAGGTCTTACTATGGCTGAATATTTCCGTGATGAGATGGGACTAGACGTATTGATGTTTATCGATAACATTTTCCGTTTCTCTCAATCAGGTGCAGAGATGTCAGCGCTTCTTGGACGTATTCCTTCAGCGGTAGGTTACCAACCAACGCTTGCAAGTGAGATGGGTAAATTCCAAGAGAGAATTACATCAACTAAAAAAGGTTCAATTACTTCTGTTCAAGCAGTTTACGTACCAGCGGACGACTTAACTGACCCAGCTCCTGCAACTGTATTTGCGCACTTAGATGCAACAACAGTACTTAACCGTGCAATTGCTGAGAAAGGTATCTATCCTGCGGTTGATCCACTTGATTCAAGTTCACGTATGTTAAACCCAGAAATTCTAGGTGCAGAGCATTACAATGTATCTCGTGGTGTACAAGCGGTACTTCAAAAATATAAAGATCTTCAAGATATTATTGCAATTCTTGGTATGGATGAACTTAGCGAAGAAGATAAGGTGACTGTTGATCGTGCTCGTAAAATTGAACGTTTCTTATCACAACCATTCTTCGTTGCAGAAGTATTTACAGGTAGCCCTGGTAAATACGTTACACTTGAGGAGTCAATTGCAGGCTTTAAAGGTATTCTTGAAGGTAAATATGATGATTTACCAGAAGCTGCTTTCTATATGGTTGGAAGTATCGAAGAAGTTCTTGAGAAAGCTGCAAAACTAAAAAGCTAA
- a CDS encoding MotA/TolQ/ExbB proton channel family protein, translating to MSSFELFLNYFARSGFFTWVILIWLSAYFVITFGIFFSRYLYLGHWLSIEKSSLESMLMGAKNVRDDSILRKCSSAAGASEKLLNVCKNVAEKNATSGLWMLSIIASTAPFIGLFGTVVSILETFSGLGQSGSASLGVIAPAISEALVATATGIFVAIPAYSANLFLRRKAYEVIVYVQREVDILLSANESRRDS from the coding sequence ATGTCATCGTTTGAATTATTCTTGAACTATTTTGCAAGAAGTGGTTTTTTTACATGGGTTATTTTGATTTGGTTGTCAGCCTATTTTGTAATTACATTTGGTATTTTCTTTAGTAGATACTTGTACTTAGGGCATTGGCTTTCTATTGAGAAAAGTTCTCTAGAGTCAATGCTAATGGGTGCAAAAAATGTACGCGATGATTCTATTTTACGAAAATGTTCTAGTGCTGCAGGTGCGTCAGAAAAGTTACTTAATGTATGTAAAAATGTTGCTGAAAAAAATGCAACCAGTGGTTTATGGATGCTTTCTATTATTGCCTCGACTGCACCATTTATCGGATTGTTCGGTACGGTTGTTTCTATTTTGGAAACTTTTAGTGGCCTTGGTCAATCTGGAAGTGCTTCTTTGGGCGTTATCGCACCAGCGATTAGTGAAGCGTTAGTTGCAACGGCAACAGGTATTTTTGTTGCGATTCCTGCATACAGTGCCAATCTATTTCTTAGAAGAAAAGCGTATGAAGTAATTGTATATGTACAAAGAGAAGTAGATATCTTACTTTCTGCAAATGAGTCAAGAAGAGATAGCTAA